A genomic window from Bdellovibrio sp. SKB1291214 includes:
- a CDS encoding BolA family protein, whose translation MNRETRIFESLQKALAPTVLEIENESHMHSGPASESHYKVLIASPLFEGKSRIDRQRMVNDVLKEEFSRGLHALTQRALTPSEFETQKDALNFISPECRGGSKRLSK comes from the coding sequence GTGAATCGCGAAACGCGCATCTTTGAATCCCTGCAAAAGGCTCTTGCTCCCACGGTTTTAGAAATCGAGAACGAGAGCCATATGCACTCGGGCCCGGCCAGTGAATCTCACTATAAGGTTTTGATCGCATCTCCCTTGTTTGAGGGGAAGTCCCGCATCGATCGTCAGCGCATGGTGAACGATGTGCTTAAAGAGGAGTTTTCCCGAGGTTTACACGCATTAACTCAAAGGGCGCTGACTCCTTCTGAATTTGAAACGCAGAAAGATGCATTGAATTTTATTTCGCCTGAATGTCGAGGCGGATCTAAACGTCTGTCGAAATAA